A single region of the Pristis pectinata isolate sPriPec2 chromosome 23, sPriPec2.1.pri, whole genome shotgun sequence genome encodes:
- the ppp1r26 gene encoding protein phosphatase 1 regulatory subunit 26, giving the protein MFLMNLAPVSAVQTDWQSFGASQSYSLPVGFSTPKETFSAVGSAINVNVQMIVENLQPHDSSHAMNNDPSSNAQTNLVTKWRSEGALDNSAIKLLKGAAVEDLKTGYPTCTLGTEESNLGHCVLDTDSDESVDRGIEEAIQEYLKKKTEESCSMPSTMHDAEAPPGIHPPIKDSAPNVSNGISLEGEVVPTELVNVDPLPAHPKAAADSRCSSPSSVSSNDSFELSIQAEIERFLQDKRNKETSDPSNKLASEGGPAQKENLVKIGLKSKKRYIKPSTGSQTRVVKPLVTNPNPQVTGTKSSQVGEVGNICKTGKTNERNPKVHKKLAIEKKPTAMPSFKDLYKSSNIQWNVNTEFSVPKPNSITAGADLSDSSSDDGIEEAIQRYQLEQKKIKDLPFALGLLPHKPPCSMNSESSLDACHTAKAEGKETPRATLSKKRKQCVPKSVESKTPYSLSLLDAVSKDQLSDVFVKQRERKCTESRLSLKRTKTPSEFFRKQEGPLVLSPQPRIGGMAGTAPMDREEHVAHGKMTNEYATADSQQITSSDSEDSSVDSSDSIEKEIQNYLALKVNQSNQKSNGVETENESDRVLPPELKEEDSLNNSPSLFSPLPSSQMPLLQKESLKNNDSVDHNTGTEKLRESQPKAGGAPVSRTNTDTVTSKIKLKGGLLEQDTFDVNNVRDSKAINRNQDKLSSINWATDVQSCHKAVHDAWQTGDKSSSLDSDEDLDTATKDLLKTRKRLGKRSRDSKNRCRKRVRFTGAEVLTFSEQSTGIGDETPKAAGEGFAMSHAPLKSCLSKTSKAVCRSYLDFKNKNNKRAGATSEGEGNGNVARMGRPVTVSLSTTPSTMVEPLNQKTMSTSDSSSGDSDDGIEQEILRFLAEKARGNSASEESLKDQGELQDFTEQGEESKSSEVQGHGGEMSSLSQQTEGSCSTGIKGPDRKEEEVTTGYSFGGTESAAAESNASIHGPDLLQDPCVIHSAEHQTEHKLVVEELSTVFQTETKTGIDQGILQVGTTDCQGKESCKSKFDLHSNVLKDREVNDPLESCITQNLQEKRAAPDFKTIQPLVQEQNVQYIDPREQGVRQLQPKAVQVRSSEETINKLKLWGVFLTEPLSNTLPKGREKNASSEAKYSTESQSLVGCSTDQIPHAAVKTYSHLGWTGSDKTKPEEGGYPGRLSGSLMPPVSPGVHSSETRGLPCVTWREQNDHNYQSGMRNEMRSNQDTRLECSNFVTPHSYESTGPNTSVSMAVHSIPSTHKETSRIDQSIYSTESETAKEIVSAEGTTEEKASSQCTGKENGETPQWQPLSQALLETKNAEQNDRERTGEAVEEKSPEHFYDKASDQSDDDDRMETSSSGQQGQNTEV; this is encoded by the coding sequence ATGTTCTTAATGAATTTGGCGCCTGTCTCTGCAGTACAGACAGATTGGCAGTCCTTTGGAGCATCCCAGAGCTACAGCCTCCCTGTGGGTTTCTCCACTCCAAAGGAGACATTCTCTGCTGTTGGAAGTGCTATCAACGTAAATGTACAAATGATTGTAGAAAACCTGCAACCCCATGACTCATCTCATGCCATGAACAATGACCCCAGTAGTAATGCTCAAACAAACCTAGTCACAAAATGGCGGAGCGAGGGCGCATTAGACAACAGCGCTATCAAGCTTTTAAAAGGGGCTGCTGTAGAGGATCTGAAGACCGGGTATCCGACCTGCACACTTGGCACAGAGGAATCCAATTTGGGCCATTGTGTCCTGGACACGGACAGCGATGAATCTGTTGATCGAGGtatagaagaggccattcaggaaTACTTGAAGAAGAAGACAGAAGAAAGTTGCTCGATGCCGAGCACCATGCATGATGCAGAGGCTCCCCCTGGGATACATCCACCTATCAAAGACTCTGCTCCAAATGTCAGTAATGGTATTTCACTTGAAGGAGAGGTGGTCCCCACTGAGCTTGTCAATGTTGACCCTCTACCTGCCCATCCAAAGGCTGCTGCAGATTCCAGATGTTCTTCTCCCTCCAGCGTCAGCAGCAACGATTCTTTTGAACTGAGCATACAAGCTGAAATTGAAAGGTTCTTGCAAGACAAGCGGAATAAGGAAACCAGCGATCCCAGCAACAAACTGGCATCCGAGGGAGGGCCAGCACAGAAGGAAAATCTGGTGAAGATAGGATTGAAGAGCAAGAAGAGGTACATCAAGCCCAGCACAGGGAGCCAAACGCGCGTTGTCAAACCGTTGGTGACAAATCCCAACCCTCAAGTTACTGGCACGAAATCCTCCCAAGTGGGTGAAGTTGGCAACATCTGCAAAACTGGGAAGACCAATGAAAGGAATCCCAAGGTCCATAAAAAGCTGGCCATTGAGAAGAAACCAACAGCAATGCCTAGCTTTAAGGATCTCTATAAAAGTAGTAACATCCAGTGGAACGTAAACACTGAATTCTCTGTCCCAAAACCTAATTCCATAACTGCAGGAGCTGATCTGTCTGATTCCAGTAGTGATGATGGGATTGAGGAAGCCATCCAACGCTACCAGttagaacagaagaaaatcaagGATCTTCCCTTCGCCCTTGGATTGTTGCCTCACAAGCCTCCCTGCTCCATGAATTCTGAATCCTCTTTGGATGCCTGTCATACAGCCAAGGCTGAGGGGAAGGAAACACCACGAGCAACTCTGAGCAAGAAGCGGAAGCAATGTGTACCCAAGTCTGTAGAGTCAAAGACACCGTATTCCCTCAGCCTTTTGGATGCAGTCTCCAAAGATCAGTTGAGTGATGTCTTTGTAAagcaaagggaaagaaaatgcacAGAGTCCAGGTTAAGTTTGAAAAGAACGAAGACCCCATCAGAATTTTTCCGAAAACAGGAAGGGCCTTTGGTGCTCAGTCCACAGCCACGTATAGGTGGCATGGCAGGTACAGCTCCAATGGACAGGGAAGAGCACGTAGCCCACGGGAAGATGACCAACGAATATGCCACTGCTGACTCCCAGCAAATCACATCTTCCGACAGTGAAGATAGTTCTGTGGATAGTAGTGACAGCattgaaaaagaaattcaaaattaCTTGGCTCTGAAGGTGAACCAAAGCAATCAGAAGTCAAATGGAGTGGAAACTGAAAATGAATCAGACAGAGTCTTACCCCCAGAACTGAAGGAAGAAGATAGTCTGAACAACTCTCCATCCTTGTTCTCTCCTTTGCCTTCATCTCAGATGCCGTTATTACAGAAAGAAAGTCTGAAGAATAATGACAGTGTTGATCATAATACTGGAACAGAAAAACTGAGAGAAAGCCAGCCAAAGGCCGGTGGGGCACCTGTTTCCAGGACTAACACTGACACTGTCACCTCCAAGATTAAACTTAAAGGTGGTCTGTTGGAACAAGATACTTTTGATGTAAATAATGTCAGGGACAGCAAGGCAATCAACAGAAATCAAGACAAGTTATCCTCCATCAACTGGGCTACCGACGTACAGTCCTGTCATAAGGCAGTCCATGATGCTTGGCAGACAGGTGACAAAAGTAGCTCATTGGACAGTGACGAAGATCTGGATACTGCCACAAAGGATCTCTTGAAAACCAGAAAAAGACTGGGGAAAAGATCAAGGGACTCCAAAAACCGATGCAGGAAGCGAGTACGGTTTACAGGAGCAGAGGTGCTTACTTTCTCTGAACAAAGCACTGGTATTGGAGATGAAACTCCCAAGGCGGCTGGTGAAGGTTTTGCAATGAGCCATGCTCCCCTGAAGAGCTGTTTGTCAAAGACTAGCAAGGCAGTTTGTAGAAGTTATTtggactttaaaaataaaaataacaaaagagcAGGGGCGACATCAGAAGGCGAAGGAAATGGGAATGTGGCTAGAATGGGAAGGCCGGTGACGGTCTCACTATCTACAACGCCATCCACCATGGTTGAACCGCTGAATCAAAAAACCATGTCAACAAGCGACAGCAGTTCCGGAGACAGTGATGACGGGATAGAGCAAGAAATTCTGAGATTCCTAGCGGAAAAGGCCAGAGGGAATAGCGCATCAGAAGAGAGCTTGAAAGACCAGGGAGAACTGCAAGATTTTACAGAGCAAGGTGAAGAAAGCAAATCATCAGAAGTGCAGGGCCATGGTGGAGAAATGTCTTCCCTTTCTCAACAAACTGAGGGATCTTGCAGCACTGGTATAAAGGGACCAGATCGCAAGGAAGAGGAAGTCACAACTGGGTATTCATTTGGAGGTACAGAGAGTGCTGCTGCTGAAAGCAACGCTAGCATTCATGGGCCAGATTTGCTTCAGGACCCTTGTGTTATTCACAGTGCAGAGCACCAGACTGAACACAAACTGGTTGTTGAAGAATTATCAACTGTGTTTCAAACAGAAACTAAAACTGGGATTGATCAGGGGATTTTGCAAGTTGGTACCACAGACTGTCAAGGGAAAGAGAGCTGTAAAAGCAAGTTTGACTTGCACAGTAATGTCCTGAAGGACAGAGAGGTTAATGATCCCTTAGAAAGCTGCATCACCCAGAACTTGCAGGAGAAACGGGCAGCTCCTGATTTCAAAACAATTCAACCCTTGGTTCAGGAGCAAAATGTGCAATATATTGATCCCAGAGAGCAGGGTGTGAGACAGCTTCAACCAAAAGCAGTTCAAGTGAGGTCTTCTGAGGAAACCATAAACAAATTGAAATTATGGGGTGTCTTCTTGACTGAACCTCTCAGTAACACTCTGCCAAAAGGCAGGGAGAAAAATGCCAGCAGTGAAGCTAAATATTCCACAGAAAGCCAGTCACTTGTAGGGTGCAGTACAGACCAGATCCCACATGCTGCAGTTAAAACGTATTCACACCTAGGCTGGACAGGGAGTGATAAAACTAAACCTGAGGAGGGTGGATATCCAGGCAGACTTTCAGGATCTCTGATGCCACCAGTAAGTCCTGGTGTTCATTCCAGTGAGACAAGGGGCCTGCCTTGTGTTACATGGCGGGAGCAGAATGACCACAATTATCAGAGTGGAATGAGGAATGAGATGAGATCAAATCAAGATACTAGACTTGAATGTTCCAACTTTGTGACACCACATTCATATGAAAGCACAGGACCAAACACCAGTGTATCAATGGCTGTACATTCCATACCTTCAACCCACAAGGAAACCAGCAGAATAGATCAGAGCATATATAGTACAGAGTCAGAGACTGCCAAAGAAATAGTGAGTGCTGAGGGAACTACTGAAGAGAAGGCCAGCAGTCAGTGCACAGGTAAAGAAAATGGTGAGACTCCTCAATGGCAGCCACTGAGCCAGGCTTTGTTGGAAACTAAGAATGCGGAGCAAAACGACAGGGAGAGAACAGGAGAGGCAGTTGAGGAGAAAAGTCCTGAACACTTTTACGACAAAGCTAGTGATCAATCAGATGATGATGATAGAATGGAGACTAGTAGTTCAGGACAGCAGGGACAGAATACTGAGGTGTAA